The proteins below come from a single Aptenodytes patagonicus chromosome 20, bAptPat1.pri.cur, whole genome shotgun sequence genomic window:
- the CCR7 gene encoding C-C chemokine receptor type 7 — MGGGKQLKVALAFSLPLIFQLCTGNNVTNDYDSNTTIDYTMFEFLCEKEEVRSFRAAFLPAMYSLICFTGLLGNGLVMLTYIYFKRLKTMTDIYLLNLAVADILFLLTLPFWATSAAMHWLFGEFACKAVYCICKMSFFSGMLLLLSISIDRYFAIVQAASAHRFRPRMIFISKVTCILIWLLAFILSIPELVHSGVNNSDNHPHCSIITNDLQTFNTGIKVSQMVLGFLFPLLVMSVCYLIIIKTLLQARNFEKNKAIKVIIAVVVVFVVFQLPYNSVLLAKTISAFNNTSSCEESKQLDMADDVTYTLACFRCCLNPFLYAFIGVKFRNDLFKLLKELGCLSQERLWQLSTCRESKRFSFAMETETTTTFSP; from the exons GCAAGCAGTTAAAGGTCGCCCTTGCTTTCAGCCTTCCTCTAATTTTTCAG CTCTGCACCGGGAACAACGTCACCAATGACTATGACTCCAACACCACCATCGACTACACCATGTTCGAGTTCCTGTGCGAGAAGGAAGAAGTCCGTAGCTTCCGCGCTGCCTTCCTCCCAGCCATGTACTCCCTCATCTGCttcacagggctgctggggaACGGGCTGGTGATGCTCACCTACATCTACTTCAAGAGGCTCAAGACCATGACGGACATCTATTTGCTGAACCTGGCTGTGGCAGACATCCTCTTCCTGCTGACCCTCCCCTTTTGGGCCACAAGTGCAGCCATGCACTGGCTTTTTGGGGAGTTTGCCTGCAAAGCCGTCTATTGCATCTGCAAAATGAGTTTCTTCAGTGGGATGCTGCTCCTTCTGTCCATCAGCATCGACAGGTACTTTGCCATCGTTCAGGCTGCCTCAGCCCACCGCTTCCGTCCCCGGATGATATTCATTAGCAAGGTCACATGCATCCTCATTTGGCTCCTGGCCTTCATCCTCTCAATCCCTGAGCTGGTTCACAGTGGTGTAAATAACTCGGACAACCATCCCCATTGTTCCATCATCACTAATGACTTGCAGACCTTCAACACTGGCATCAAAGTGTCCCAAATGGTTTTGGGCTTCTTATTTCCCCTACTGGTCATGTCTGTCTGCTACCTCATCATCATCAAAACATTACTCCAGGCCCGCAACTTTGAGAAGAATAAAGCCATCAAGGTCATCATCGCTGTGGTAGTTGTCTTCGTTGTCTTCCAGCTGCCCTACAACAGCGTCCTGCTGGCCAAGACCATCTCAGCCTTCAACAACACGAGCTCATGTGAGGAGAGCAAGCAGCTCGACATGGCGGATGACGTGACCTACACCCTGGCCTGCTTCCGGTGTTGCCTCAATCCTTTCCTCTACGCCTTCATCGGCGTCAAATTCCGCAACGACCTCTTCAAGCTTTTGAAGGAGCTGGGCTGCCTGAGCCAGGAGCGCCTCTGGCAGCTGTCCACCTGCCGCGAGAGCAAGAGGTTTTCCTTTGCCATGGAGACAGAGACAACCACCACCTTCTCCCCATGA